The nucleotide sequence GGTATTACTTGGCGTATTCAAACCTTTGAAATAATATTTTTGATCATTATCCAAATTGAAAATCGCTAATCTCAAACAAGAGAAAAGCGTAATCAAAAATCCAAAATATTTAATTTCAAAAGGCAATTCGAGTCCAAGAAGATTATTTCCAAAAGGTTCAAGAATTTTCATCATTGCAACGCCTGGCAAAAATCCAAAACTTACCATATCTGCCAATGAATCCAGTTGTCCACCAAGATTACTGCTGGAATTCATCGCTCTAGCAATAAAACCGTCTAAAAAATCAAGAACCAAGGAAATAATAATACAAAATGCAGTCGTCTGATAATCGCCATTTATTAAGTGTATGATCCCGACACAACCCGAGAAAAGATTCCCTAAAGTAAAAGCATTGGCGAGATTGTTTTTGATAAAATTCATATCACAAAAGTAAGAAAATTGTCGGTTGATGGATGGCTGAAGTTGCCACGCGTGAAGAAAAACTTGCAACTTGCCACTTGCAACCTGTATGTTTTTGTAATTTTGCACGATGAACAATTGGAGACGGCAAGAACTCGTTGCCTTGATTTATAGGTTATTTCTGGTTTTTTTCTTTTACCAGACAGCCAGGCTGTTATTTT is from Epilithonimonas vandammei and encodes:
- a CDS encoding CDP-alcohol phosphatidyltransferase family protein, which gives rise to MNFIKNNLANAFTLGNLFSGCVGIIHLINGDYQTTAFCIIISLVLDFLDGFIARAMNSSSNLGGQLDSLADMVSFGFLPGVAMMKILEPFGNNLLGLELPFEIKYFGFLITLFSCLRLAIFNLDNDQKYYFKGLNTPSNTILIFGLYYTFFVFGQKSSEKSKILRLIFEYSDLILISITLLSSWLLISPIKMIAMKFKSKQLRDNYPKLALLIGGILILLIFKTVGIPLVIIYYILISLVFQKQLK